A part of Setaria viridis chromosome 8, Setaria_viridis_v4.0, whole genome shotgun sequence genomic DNA contains:
- the LOC117834077 gene encoding indole-2-monooxygenase, translated as MASHSMDAGYQFIDVTTIAQRLLLFVVVPLMLLLLLLHIAANQSRKQTKLLPPSPPGLPVIGNLLQVGNHPHVSLRDLAAKHGGGLMLLRLGTVPNLVVSSPRAARAVMRTHDHVFASRPASTLVDSLVYGSSSVGFAPYGEHWRQARKLVTTHLLTVRKVHAYHLARHEEVRLVIAKLREAAAEGTEVDIGKMMNAFANDIICRAVCGKFFRAEGRNKLFRELNHMTTVLIAGFNVEDYFPGLAHSVGSLFTRFTSNRVKQTHEKWDKLLEEIIRDHERRRKSSDHGRGAGGGGVEQEESDDFTDVMLSVQHEYGITRDHIKAILMDMFEAGTATSSLVLEFAMVELLRNPHLMAKLQAEVRKKTPEGQEMVKEENLAGMVYLRAVVKETLRLHPPVPLLIPHLSMADCDIDGYTIRSGTKVVINSWAICRDPKSWEKAEEFIPERFMDGGSAAGIDFKGNNFQFTPFGAGRRMCPGINFGLATINIMLANLMYCFDWTLPAGMEKEDIDMTEVFGLTVHRKEKLILVPKPHGTLLTP; from the exons ATGGCGTCTCACAGCATGGACGCAGGATACCAATTCATCGATGTGACGACGATAGCACAGCGGCTACTGCTCTTCGTCGTCGTCCCTctcatgctgctgctgctgcttctgcacaTCGCGGCCAATCAAAGCCGGAAGCAGACGAAGCTTCTCCCGCCTTCGCCTCCGGGGCTCCCCGTCATCGGCAACCTGCTCCAGGTCGGCAACCACCCACACGTCTCCCTCCGCGACCTCGCCGCcaagcacggcggcggcctcatgctcctccgcctcggcacCGTCCCGAACCTCGTCGTGTCGTCCccgcgcgcggcgagggcggtCATGCGGACGCACGACCACGTCTTCGCCTCGCGGCCGGCGTCGACGCTCGTCGACAGCCTGGTCTACGGGTCGTCGAGCGTCGGCTTCGCCCCCTACGGCGAGCACTGGCGGCAGGCCAGGAAGCTCGTCACCACGCACCTGCTCACCGTCAGGAAGGTGCACGCCTACCACCTCGCCCGCCACGAAGAG GTGAGGCTGGTGATTGCCAAGCTCCGGGAGGCAGCGGCCGAGGGCACGGAGGTGGACATCGGCAAGATGATGAACGCGTTCGCCAACGACATCATCTGCCGCGCCGTGTGCGGCAAGTTCTTCAGGGCAGAAGGCCGGAACAAGCTCTTCCGGGAGCTGAATCACATGACCACTGTCCTGATCGCAGGATTCAACGTGGAAGACTACTTCCCAGGGCTTGCGCATTCGGTAGGTTCATTGTTCACCAGGTTTACGAGCAATAGGGTGAAGCAGACACACGAAAAGTGGGACAAGTTGCTTGAGGAGATAATAAGGGACCACGAGAGACGACGAAAAAGCTCTGACCATGGGCGTGGCGCAGGTGGTGGGGGCGTTGAGCAAGAAGAGAGTGATGACTTCACCGACGTGATGCTCTCTGTTCAGCATGAGTACGGTATCACCAGAGATCATATCAAGGCCATCTTGATG GATATGTTTGAGGCGGGCACAGCCACATCATCTTTGGTTCTGGAATTCGCCATGGTCGAGCTCTTGCGCAACCCTCATCTCATGGCCAAGCTGCAAGCTGaggtgaggaagaagacgccAGAGGGACAAGAAATGGTGAAGGAAGAGAACCTCGCTGGCATGGTCTATCTAAGAGCCGTCGTGAAGGAGACACTAAGGCTGCACCCACCTGTTCCACTCCTCATACCTCATCTATCCATGGCCGACTGTGACATCGATGGCTACACAATCCGCTCTGGAACCAAGGTCGTCATCAACTCATGGGCTATTTGTAGAGATCCAAAGTCATGGGAGAAGGCGGAGGAGTTTATACCGGAGAGGTTCATGGATGGTGGCAGCGCGGCAGGCATCGACTTCAAGGGGAATAACTTTCAGTTTACACCATTCGGGGCTGGCCGGAGGATGTGCCCGGGCATCAACTTTGGTTTGGCCACTATCAATATCATGCTGGCGAACCTCATGTATTGCTTTGACTGGACGTTACCGGCCGGCATGGAGAAGGAGGATATTGATATGACGGAGGTGTTTGGATTGACGGTCCATCGAAAGGAGAAGCTCATCCTTGTTCCAAAACCACATGGTACTTTGCTCACGCCATGA
- the LOC117866278 gene encoding uncharacterized protein isoform X1, which produces MDWRTQLHPEARSRIVNKIMETLNKHLPVSSPEGMSELQKVAVRFEEDTYTEATNLSDYLRKISLKLVSMEGQMTNTQQNPFNIPSRRDPIERPLIWENFPAGTVNQAVRVIIPYLEDTREPHQVIYFDGWRGLGASAVLKSVAEHPPPHLRNRYDQIIHIDCSRWKSRRALQRTIADKLSLGQDVMDIFDRQDEEDDFSGVDEGSRIEIGDAGRKIHEALHGNSFLVVFHNGSNNMVNLNDFGIPQQTDRWSNIIGKVLWTFRGRLRGIPGMKQTTDREHISPSSESTKPGYQSPTEQEFSNKKSPQTESVDKSHIYLYSYFDYGTSISWEELVHEEATEIAQYTKRFDITPKVAALCCRYLLLLNAKGIENLDYNWPVHASNYWVCDGIMQEYHQDKAWEVATALHEEMILEDFSSYRFPKFGDTTRWIVATNSNSEEIKPDTTSFFWANRRGSVASLPDNMFQRSEQLHVLKLCLCTFNFSSPPFLYCPNIRFLGLEKCKDQPNKLEENKEEEDEQDRRRIKFFQSLLVLDICYTDWELNSSPNIIERMVTNIREISIKRGRIWNNQGWTWRHLQNIHKLRVIEPTCPWETDNIDEFRDMLKLELLDLSGNSTIQVLPCLSGATSLRTLVLDGCIGVEHIDPESLPPSLETFSFDAKAAEDHNKEAKISCISMTGCTRLVNFRLCGSLPELEELSLSNTSVKTLDLKDEVVQVPCLQRIILLGCMRLRAILWPNDGMPKLRVLCIDTRGGTEAAESKAPHDSFVNKELEESGRASASASASVSVTDLRFLQSLLVASGDAFFWKNAPFNMNLCLSSTSKEKMAPYSTSKLVGSPPQKSLISKSYQTYSDVNFAKATIDHDGSTAHQQFQPLDLHVEIGEGISNTNVITERGISAARSFIKRAKSLLVHDNFSINTVIPESIVTDGNWSGLKWCCIERCPKLDTVFTANYDYGSCFSELETFWAADLLMAHCIWNIRGSGWFTGPFRQLRAIYLHLCPRLTFVLQLSWWYYGTLSSLETIHIVYCGDVSQVFITSYQEGELEFPKLKHVHLHELPKLHQICAARMFAPKLETIWVRGCWSLKRLPATADRPNSRPAVDCEKDWWAKLQWDGKNAGHHPSLFQPRHSKYYKKTMLRGTVLL; this is translated from the exons AATGGAGACTCTCAACAAGCATCTGCCTGTATCGTCTCCAGAAGGGATGAGTGAGCTTCAAAAAGTTGCTGTGCGATTTGAAGAGGACACCTATACTGAAGCCACCAACCTG TCTGATTATTTGCGGAAGATCTCACTGAAATTGGTGTCTATGGAGGGTCAGATGACAAACACACAACAGAACCCTTTCAACATCCCCTCTCGGCGTGACCCCATAGAGAGACCCCTGATATGGGAG AATTTTCCGGCGGGCACTGTCAATCAAGCTGTGCGAGTCATAATTCCTTATTTGGAGGATACAAGGGAGCCACATCAGGTCATCTACTTTGACGGTTGGAGAGGACTCGGTGCATCTGCGGTTCTTAAATCTGTTGCTGAACACCCTCCACCGCATTTGAGAAACAGATATGATCAAATCATCCATATTGATTGCTCTAGGTGGAAAAGCCGGAGAGCACTCCAGAGGACAATTGCAGACAAATTAAGCCTTGGTCAAGATGTCATGGATATTTTTGATAGACAAGATGAGGAGGATGATTTCAGTGGGGTAGATGAAGGCTCTAGGATTGAGATAGGAGATGCCGGGAGAAAGATCCATGAAGCCCTGCATGGAAATAGTTTCCTGGTGGTTTTTCATAATGGGAGCAATAACATGGTTAACTTGAATGATTTTGGCATTCCTCAACAGACAGATCGATGGTCAAACATTATTGGGAAGGTATTGTGGACTTTCCGTGGAAGGCTTCGCGGTATCCCAGGAATGAAGCAGACAACAGATCGGGAACATATAAGTCCAAGTTCAGAATCAACCAAGCCTGGTTATCAATCACCAACAGAGCAAGAATTTTCAAACAAGAAATCCCCACAGACAGAGAGTGTAGACAAATCACATATTTATCTCTATTCATATTTTGATTATGGTACAAGTATATCCTGGGAAGAACTAGTACATGAAGAAGCTACAGAAATAGCTCAATACACAAAAAGATTTGATATCACCCCAAAAGTTGCTGCATTGTGCTGTAGGTATTTGCTGTTACTAAATGCCAAGGGTATCGAGAACCTAGACTACAACTGGCCTGTTCATGCCTCTAACTATTGGGTTTGCGATGGGATTATGCAAGAATATCATCAAGACAAAGCATGGGAGGTGGCCACTGCTTTGCATGAAGAAATGATACTAGAGGACTTCTCATCTtatagatttcccaaatttggtgATACAACACGTTGGATTGTAGCCACGAACTCTAATAGTGAAGAAATCAAGCCAGACACAACATCATTTTTTTGGGCAAATAGAAGAGGATCGGTAGCATCATTACCTGATAACATGTTCCAAAGATCTGAGCAACTTCATGTACTGAAACTTTGCCTTTGCACCTTCAACTTTTCTTCACCTCCTTTCCTTTATTGCCCAAATATAAGATTCCTTGGATTGGAAAAGTGTAAGGATCAACCAAATAAACTAGAGGAAAacaaagaagaggaggacgagCAGGATAGACGAAGAATTAAATTTTTCCAGAGTCTGCTGGTGCTGGACATATGCTATACAGACTGGGAATTGAATTCATCCCCAAACATAATAGAGAGAATGGTTACAAACATTAGGGAGATAAGTATAAAGAGAGGAAGAATTTGGAATAATCAAGGATGGACATGGAGACACCTACAAAACATTCACAAGCTTCGAGTGATTGAGCCTACATGCCCTTGGGAGACAGACAACATAGATGAATTCAGGGATATGCTGAAGCTGGAGCTCCTTGACCTGTCAGGGAATAGCACAATACAAGTTTTGCCATGCTTGTCAGGTGCTACCAGTCTGAGGACACTAGTTCTAGATGGTTGTATTGGGGTAGAGCACATTGACCCCGAATCACTTCCTCCATCACTTGAAACATTTAGCTTCGATGCAAAGGCTGCAGAGGACCATAACAAGGAAGCTAAAATCTCCTGCATCTCCATGACAGGTTGTACTAGACTGGTGAACTTCAGATTGTGTGGATCTCTCCCGGAACTTGAGGAGTTGAGCCTCTCAAACACGTCAGTCAAAACACTTGATCTCAAAGATGaggtggtgcaggttccatgTCTCCAACGGATCATTTTGTTGGGCTGTATGCGGCTTCGTGCTATACTTTGGCCGAATGATGGAATGCCCAAACTAAGGGTGCTGTGCATTGACACTCGAGGAGGTACAGAAGCAGCTGAATCGAAAGCACCGCATGATTCATTCGTAAATAAAGAACTAGAAGAATCTGGGCGTGCTAGTGCTAGTGCTAGTGCTAGTGTTTCTGTTACAGACCTGAGGTTCCTTCAGTCGTTGTTGGTAGCAAGTGGCGACGCATTTTTCTGGAAAAATGCTCCATTCAATATGAATCTATGCTTGTCATCTACTAGCAAGGAGAAGATGGCTCCATATAGCACTAGCAAATTAGTTGGATCACCACCACAGAAGTCACTGATCTCTAAGAGTTACCAGACCTACAGTGATGTCAACTTTGCCAAGGCAACCATCGATCATGACGGCAGCACTGCTCATCAACAGTTTCAGCCACTGGACCTCCATGTAGAGATTGGTGAGGGAATAAGCAATACTAATGTGATCACCGAACGAGGAATCAGTGCTGCAAGGTCTTTCATTAAAAGGGCCAAATCGTTGCTTGTGCATGACAACTTTTCCATCAACACTGTTATCCCTGAGAGCATAGTTACTGATGGCAATTGGTCTGGTCTGAAGTGGTGCTGCATCGAAAGATGCCCCAAATTGGACACTGTGTTCACAGCTAACTATGATTATGGTTCCTGCTTTTCTGAACTAGAGACCTTTTGGGCGGCTGATCTCTTGATGGCACACTGTATTTGGAACATTAGAGGCAGCGGTTGGTTCACAGGACCCTTCAGACAACTGCGGGCTATATATCTGCACTTATGCCCCAGGCTCACATTTGTCCTTCAATTGTCATGGTGGTACTACGGTACCTTGTCCAGCCTGGAGACCATCCACATCGTCTATTGTGGTGATGTCAGTCAGGTATTCATCACCAGCTATCAAGAAGGTGAATTGGAGTTCCCAAAGCTGAAGCACGTACACCTGCACGAGCTCCCCAAGCTGCATCAGATATGCGCCGCCAGGATGTTTGCACCCAAGCTCGAGACCATCTGGGTGAGGGGATGCTGGAGCCTCAAGCGCCTCCCGGCCACCGCCGACCGCCCAAACAGCCGCCCAGCTGTGGACTGCGAGAAGGACTGGTGGGCGAAGCTGCAGTGGGACGGGAAAAATGCTGGCCACCACCCTTCCCTCTTCCAGCCGCGTCATTCCAAGTACTATAAGAAAACTATGCTCAGAGGGACGGTTCTCTTGTGA
- the LOC117866278 gene encoding uncharacterized protein isoform X2, translated as MEGQMTNTQQNPFNIPSRRDPIERPLIWENFPAGTVNQAVRVIIPYLEDTREPHQVIYFDGWRGLGASAVLKSVAEHPPPHLRNRYDQIIHIDCSRWKSRRALQRTIADKLSLGQDVMDIFDRQDEEDDFSGVDEGSRIEIGDAGRKIHEALHGNSFLVVFHNGSNNMVNLNDFGIPQQTDRWSNIIGKVLWTFRGRLRGIPGMKQTTDREHISPSSESTKPGYQSPTEQEFSNKKSPQTESVDKSHIYLYSYFDYGTSISWEELVHEEATEIAQYTKRFDITPKVAALCCRYLLLLNAKGIENLDYNWPVHASNYWVCDGIMQEYHQDKAWEVATALHEEMILEDFSSYRFPKFGDTTRWIVATNSNSEEIKPDTTSFFWANRRGSVASLPDNMFQRSEQLHVLKLCLCTFNFSSPPFLYCPNIRFLGLEKCKDQPNKLEENKEEEDEQDRRRIKFFQSLLVLDICYTDWELNSSPNIIERMVTNIREISIKRGRIWNNQGWTWRHLQNIHKLRVIEPTCPWETDNIDEFRDMLKLELLDLSGNSTIQVLPCLSGATSLRTLVLDGCIGVEHIDPESLPPSLETFSFDAKAAEDHNKEAKISCISMTGCTRLVNFRLCGSLPELEELSLSNTSVKTLDLKDEVVQVPCLQRIILLGCMRLRAILWPNDGMPKLRVLCIDTRGGTEAAESKAPHDSFVNKELEESGRASASASASVSVTDLRFLQSLLVASGDAFFWKNAPFNMNLCLSSTSKEKMAPYSTSKLVGSPPQKSLISKSYQTYSDVNFAKATIDHDGSTAHQQFQPLDLHVEIGEGISNTNVITERGISAARSFIKRAKSLLVHDNFSINTVIPESIVTDGNWSGLKWCCIERCPKLDTVFTANYDYGSCFSELETFWAADLLMAHCIWNIRGSGWFTGPFRQLRAIYLHLCPRLTFVLQLSWWYYGTLSSLETIHIVYCGDVSQVFITSYQEGELEFPKLKHVHLHELPKLHQICAARMFAPKLETIWVRGCWSLKRLPATADRPNSRPAVDCEKDWWAKLQWDGKNAGHHPSLFQPRHSKYYKKTMLRGTVLL; from the exons ATGGAGGGTCAGATGACAAACACACAACAGAACCCTTTCAACATCCCCTCTCGGCGTGACCCCATAGAGAGACCCCTGATATGGGAG AATTTTCCGGCGGGCACTGTCAATCAAGCTGTGCGAGTCATAATTCCTTATTTGGAGGATACAAGGGAGCCACATCAGGTCATCTACTTTGACGGTTGGAGAGGACTCGGTGCATCTGCGGTTCTTAAATCTGTTGCTGAACACCCTCCACCGCATTTGAGAAACAGATATGATCAAATCATCCATATTGATTGCTCTAGGTGGAAAAGCCGGAGAGCACTCCAGAGGACAATTGCAGACAAATTAAGCCTTGGTCAAGATGTCATGGATATTTTTGATAGACAAGATGAGGAGGATGATTTCAGTGGGGTAGATGAAGGCTCTAGGATTGAGATAGGAGATGCCGGGAGAAAGATCCATGAAGCCCTGCATGGAAATAGTTTCCTGGTGGTTTTTCATAATGGGAGCAATAACATGGTTAACTTGAATGATTTTGGCATTCCTCAACAGACAGATCGATGGTCAAACATTATTGGGAAGGTATTGTGGACTTTCCGTGGAAGGCTTCGCGGTATCCCAGGAATGAAGCAGACAACAGATCGGGAACATATAAGTCCAAGTTCAGAATCAACCAAGCCTGGTTATCAATCACCAACAGAGCAAGAATTTTCAAACAAGAAATCCCCACAGACAGAGAGTGTAGACAAATCACATATTTATCTCTATTCATATTTTGATTATGGTACAAGTATATCCTGGGAAGAACTAGTACATGAAGAAGCTACAGAAATAGCTCAATACACAAAAAGATTTGATATCACCCCAAAAGTTGCTGCATTGTGCTGTAGGTATTTGCTGTTACTAAATGCCAAGGGTATCGAGAACCTAGACTACAACTGGCCTGTTCATGCCTCTAACTATTGGGTTTGCGATGGGATTATGCAAGAATATCATCAAGACAAAGCATGGGAGGTGGCCACTGCTTTGCATGAAGAAATGATACTAGAGGACTTCTCATCTtatagatttcccaaatttggtgATACAACACGTTGGATTGTAGCCACGAACTCTAATAGTGAAGAAATCAAGCCAGACACAACATCATTTTTTTGGGCAAATAGAAGAGGATCGGTAGCATCATTACCTGATAACATGTTCCAAAGATCTGAGCAACTTCATGTACTGAAACTTTGCCTTTGCACCTTCAACTTTTCTTCACCTCCTTTCCTTTATTGCCCAAATATAAGATTCCTTGGATTGGAAAAGTGTAAGGATCAACCAAATAAACTAGAGGAAAacaaagaagaggaggacgagCAGGATAGACGAAGAATTAAATTTTTCCAGAGTCTGCTGGTGCTGGACATATGCTATACAGACTGGGAATTGAATTCATCCCCAAACATAATAGAGAGAATGGTTACAAACATTAGGGAGATAAGTATAAAGAGAGGAAGAATTTGGAATAATCAAGGATGGACATGGAGACACCTACAAAACATTCACAAGCTTCGAGTGATTGAGCCTACATGCCCTTGGGAGACAGACAACATAGATGAATTCAGGGATATGCTGAAGCTGGAGCTCCTTGACCTGTCAGGGAATAGCACAATACAAGTTTTGCCATGCTTGTCAGGTGCTACCAGTCTGAGGACACTAGTTCTAGATGGTTGTATTGGGGTAGAGCACATTGACCCCGAATCACTTCCTCCATCACTTGAAACATTTAGCTTCGATGCAAAGGCTGCAGAGGACCATAACAAGGAAGCTAAAATCTCCTGCATCTCCATGACAGGTTGTACTAGACTGGTGAACTTCAGATTGTGTGGATCTCTCCCGGAACTTGAGGAGTTGAGCCTCTCAAACACGTCAGTCAAAACACTTGATCTCAAAGATGaggtggtgcaggttccatgTCTCCAACGGATCATTTTGTTGGGCTGTATGCGGCTTCGTGCTATACTTTGGCCGAATGATGGAATGCCCAAACTAAGGGTGCTGTGCATTGACACTCGAGGAGGTACAGAAGCAGCTGAATCGAAAGCACCGCATGATTCATTCGTAAATAAAGAACTAGAAGAATCTGGGCGTGCTAGTGCTAGTGCTAGTGCTAGTGTTTCTGTTACAGACCTGAGGTTCCTTCAGTCGTTGTTGGTAGCAAGTGGCGACGCATTTTTCTGGAAAAATGCTCCATTCAATATGAATCTATGCTTGTCATCTACTAGCAAGGAGAAGATGGCTCCATATAGCACTAGCAAATTAGTTGGATCACCACCACAGAAGTCACTGATCTCTAAGAGTTACCAGACCTACAGTGATGTCAACTTTGCCAAGGCAACCATCGATCATGACGGCAGCACTGCTCATCAACAGTTTCAGCCACTGGACCTCCATGTAGAGATTGGTGAGGGAATAAGCAATACTAATGTGATCACCGAACGAGGAATCAGTGCTGCAAGGTCTTTCATTAAAAGGGCCAAATCGTTGCTTGTGCATGACAACTTTTCCATCAACACTGTTATCCCTGAGAGCATAGTTACTGATGGCAATTGGTCTGGTCTGAAGTGGTGCTGCATCGAAAGATGCCCCAAATTGGACACTGTGTTCACAGCTAACTATGATTATGGTTCCTGCTTTTCTGAACTAGAGACCTTTTGGGCGGCTGATCTCTTGATGGCACACTGTATTTGGAACATTAGAGGCAGCGGTTGGTTCACAGGACCCTTCAGACAACTGCGGGCTATATATCTGCACTTATGCCCCAGGCTCACATTTGTCCTTCAATTGTCATGGTGGTACTACGGTACCTTGTCCAGCCTGGAGACCATCCACATCGTCTATTGTGGTGATGTCAGTCAGGTATTCATCACCAGCTATCAAGAAGGTGAATTGGAGTTCCCAAAGCTGAAGCACGTACACCTGCACGAGCTCCCCAAGCTGCATCAGATATGCGCCGCCAGGATGTTTGCACCCAAGCTCGAGACCATCTGGGTGAGGGGATGCTGGAGCCTCAAGCGCCTCCCGGCCACCGCCGACCGCCCAAACAGCCGCCCAGCTGTGGACTGCGAGAAGGACTGGTGGGCGAAGCTGCAGTGGGACGGGAAAAATGCTGGCCACCACCCTTCCCTCTTCCAGCCGCGTCATTCCAAGTACTATAAGAAAACTATGCTCAGAGGGACGGTTCTCTTGTGA